The genomic window GCCTCATGATAGCTATATATGGCAATCTAAAGAAATACGAACACTCCTGtttgtgtctgttagccattagAAGATTTAGATTAAGAAAAGTTTGATAAGAGCCTAAGAAATCTACAGTAAAAGTGTAAATGGAGCTATGCATAGTCCAACTTGAGACCACAGGCATATGGCAAAGCAAATCACGGCCAAAATGAGGAACGATCCAGAATAATGGAACCCAGTAAAAACACGAcataacaataaatgtaaatgagcaAAATTACCCTCCCCCAACACAGCTATGTCTTAGACTACCAAAACCACCCCCCGAAACCCTACGCTACATACCAGAGACatgatttaaaaaccaaaaggcTAGTAAGAACGATGATTATACCGAACAAAAGTACATAGAGGAACAGCCCCATCGGCTCCCACTATGGGAACAGCACCTGCCCTCCAGGGGgccaaaggagagggagggggtggagccACATGGAGGGGGCCCCACCAGGCCTCACAGGCCTCCCCCACACAGGATGCTCGTCACCCCCAGAGGCTTCAGAGGGGAGCTGACACTTCCCCTGAGGGTGTGGACTCTACAAAAAGTCCCTGAAGGTCTGAGTCAATCCAAAACCCAACCTGcatcaaccccctccccccccacctctgtccctttCCAGCAGTCCTCAGGATAGGCCTTCCACTGGAGAGGGGGGACACCAGCGCCCCTGGGGGGGGTGGGCTTCATTGTGACATTTCAAAAAGAGGCAGAAACAGCAAAACCATATGCCCATGGGGCAGAAGCTGCAAGAGACAGAGGCATGTCCTCACTAGGAAGGACACAGGGCCCAGAGCAATGCTAACACATagggaatttttcattttctagcaTCCACGGtgaaaagagtaaaaaacaaacaaacaaacaaaaaacaggtgaTACTTTCATAGGATTGTATCTAACTTTATATATCCCAAATACTGCCATTTGAACAGGTTACGGACATACAGAATCACTCATGGGACCTTCTACGTTCTTTTCTCCGTATTAAGTTTCAGGAACCCGGTGCACATGGCCCACCTACGGCCCAAAGCGGTACAGATGTGCCAAACCTCAAGAGCTCAGCAGCCACGTGTGGTTGGTGGTGGGGCAGGTCTAGCTAGAACAGGAAAGAGTCTGAAAGAATAATGTGTTCAGTCAAGGAGAAACATTAATCATAAAATAGCTGAGCTAGCTGACTGGAGGCCTGGAAATGTTCGTCTTGAtctggagatgaaaaaaaaaaagaaagaaaagaaaaaagaaaccttaacTCTGACATTCACCCCCTCCTTTGATTGAAAAGCAgcatgagacccagagaggggaagcTATTCATCCCCGGGCACACAGCAGCCTCATGGCAGGGGTCCTGGGGGCAGGTCCTGACCCTAGTCTGTcctgtcctctcccttcctctgctccagaCTGCCTGCCCCACGACAGCCTCTGTCATACCCTCAAGGCTGCCAAAGCCACATGTCATAGACTTCAAAGCAAAAAGGTGCCGGTCTGCAGGTAGGGTTACCTATGGTTCTAGAAAGATCTTCTTTGTCACATCTAAGaacactctgtccctgtctgaTAGCTTCCAGAAAGGGTCactccccccactccaccccaccttttttttttttttttttttttttttgccatggcAGGACTTTTCCAAGGAAGAGGCCCATCCATCTAAATCTGACTCCAGGATGGCTTAGAAACCAATGACCAAGTTGAGGATACATTTGTCCCTGAGACTTTTCTCAAGTGCATACGTGTTCATATTTCAAAGATGTAAGACAGACATTGTTTCCAGCGGAAGCTTCCAATGGTCTGTTCCAAGGAAGGCAACTCTAGAGGACAGGTTAGGAACCAGGCTCTGTACACAGCCAAGAATCTATTTGCAAACCTGGTTTAAAAAgcgctggggtgcctgggtggctcggtcagttaaccgtctgacttcggctgaggtcatggtctcgcggttcgagggttcgagcctcgcatcgggctctgtgctgacagctgggagcctggagcctgcttcagattctgtgtctccctctctctctccccctcccctgctctctctctctctctctctcaaaaataaataaacattaaaaaacactaaaacattTTGCGATCTTTGGTTTTAAACCATGTCATTTTCAAACAGCTCCCAACTGGCTGGCTTTAAACCCCTGCGTCAATCCTGAAGCATGCTGGGTGCCGCAGGTTTGGACCGAACACAAACAAGGGGCAGTTGTCCATTTGAATCTCCAGCAGCCGGCCCTCCCCAGGGacttacccccctcccccatcccgaactaccactccccaccccccacttccctgTCCCCCCAAGATTCCATCTCCTGGTCGGGTGGATCCGACGAGGGTGCAAAGGGTTTAGACACTCCATGAGGGTACCCAAGAGTCGTTAGGTGATAGTTTGGGTGATCCTGGCTGGGTTCACCTTTGTTTGCAAGATTGCCAGGGGACGCGAGGTCCAAAGTTTCCTGAAACACTCGAGTGTGAAGGCATAGGGAGCTGGCTCGTTCCTCTTCTCTCACCCACGATGATTCCTTCACCTCCACCCTTATTTTAGTGGAGGAAAGTCCGGGGAATTCCTGAGAATAACCAAGGCAGTGACTCTGGCATCACCTCGCCCTTGGAGAGAGAAGATAGCAAATCCAGCTGCACACCCAAAAGCTGGGGTGGGACACGGGGTTAGCCGTGGGAGGACGGCCTGTCAGGGTAGAAGTGTCAGGTCTCGTACCCAGAACATTAGGACTAAGGTGGGTTGCTAACCCGTGCAGACAATGTGGGTGCAGAGGAGGgtctgggaagagaagaggaacgTGGAGTCTTTAACGGTGAGGTTTGTGATGTCAGCAATGCACGTTCCTACAGAGCAGGGCATGGTAAGAGAGGTGACCTTCATTGTATCCAAAGATAAGGAGAGCTAATGAAACTCACACAACAAACACATGCTTACGAAGCACCTATTGCATAGCAGACATTCTCCCAGGTCCCAGGAAGTCAAAATTCTGGTACCTAGGGCTCTCTCTGAGAGTCTGAGAGCATAAAAGGAGAAGCAGAGGACTCGAAAATGCCCTAAGGGAAGCAGCCAATGGCTCTGGGCCCTGGTTTCTAGCTGCGTGAAAGAAGAGGGCTAGGCAACAGGCTCTTCTGGAACCTTCCCACCAGCCATCCTGGGTTTGCACTTAAGCCATCGGAGCGCGTGGGACAAAATTCCACCTCAGATGCCAGAATCTGATGGGCAATAGGGAAGAAAAAACTGGCACAGAAAAGTCAACTATGGGATTAGAGCCTGGCCTTCAAAAGGAAGGCCCGTCTTCAAAAGGAAGGCCTGGCCTTCAAAAGGAAGGCCCGACGTGGCCCGTCCCAAACCCTTGCAGAGACGTGTGGGGAATAGGCTCTCTCCTCCTGTGTGTGTGAGACACAAGACAAGACACACGCTGGCCACAATCATGTATCTTTCCCCCAAGTGGGTGGAGATTAACTAGAAACCAAAGACCTCAGTGTGCTGAAGGAAAGCAGTTGGTACCCTGCCGCCTGAATCTTGCTAGGAGAAAGGACACCCTCCAAGGACCATGTGCCAGATGAAAATGCACGGCATTGAACCCGCTGGGCATTCAGCTGCAACCCCTCCTGGGCCCCCCACGCTTGCCCTCCTACAACCATTCTAAAGAGCTTCAAAGACCCAGCTTCTCAAAATCCTTCCAGCAAAGTATAATTTACTCAAAAAGAACAGGTTCTTATAACAGCCATGAGTCatcagagaaacaagaaaaaaaacaaacaccaaaaggGTACAGTCTAGTGTTCGGCAGGTTCGGGAACAAAGGCACATACGTCACCTGAGCATCTCGTGAATGATGTGACCCTCCTTCGCgggggagagaaaacaaaggCCATGAGAGAGGCACGCAGTCAGGTTTCAGGTGGGCACGATTCAGGGAATCGTCCAAAGCAGACGGATGGCAAGGAGGCATGACATCCTAGAACACGCGGTGGGTAGGTCTGGGCCAAAACCTAATAGGGACAGTTGTCCATATGCCTCGAATCCTGACCCCGGCAGGGCCACCCACCTCTTTAAAACTTGGGTGACTGCCTAGGTTCTGACCCCCGCTTTCCTGACCGTGGACACTTACAgaagcccacctcccctctgcctgATGTCTGACTACGCCTACGTCCAGATCAGGAATGTGGGAAACACACGTCACTCCTCCCGCATCCACGGCAGACATAACCAATCGTGCCACTTTCCTCACGAGTCCGGACTTCGCATCAGAAGCCTCCTTAACCCAGAGCCCCAGCTGTCGACCAACTGGCAAGCACAGTGCAATCCGGGCTGGGGTGTTCAATTTCCGCCCGGTCAAAATCGTGCCCGTCATTGCTTGTTCCCCAGCCACACCCACTTGGGGGAAGGCTGCCCGGGAAATAattcagcagatttttttttcctaattataatatatatgcacaGATGTTCGTTGTCCGTAAACACCAGACTGTTTTCACTTTTCGACAAAAGCTGAATAAGTAAACAGCATCGCCGTCAAACCCTTCATACACATCAGGCACTTTGATAgggtattttctttaatttttgcgACTCCACGCGTCAGCCAGAGATGCTCGTCCCGAACTTTCAGAGgaggaggctcaaactcaggttAGGGAAGTAGCCCGATAGAGGTCGCACCTGCCGAGCGCCGGGCTGGGCCTGGGAGCCACGACTCACCCCGTGCTGAGATCCCTGCCGGGAGAGCGTGCCCGTGTCGCACACGGGCACTACGCTGAACACAACAGCACGCAGACGCTAAAATGAGGAAAGCACACTTACAAAGCGTTAAGAGGACACAGGTACCTCTGCTATGACTAATCACCTTCGTAAAACACGTTCCATTGGCAAGGGCTCCACGGGAAGCCGCAGGAATCAGACATCTCTGCGTGAGGTGAGGGATCGCGGCTGATCGTTCTTTTGTGCCTTCGTTTTGTCTgagccactttaaaaaaaatttttttaatgtttatttattttttaagagagagatagagcgtggcagacagagagggagacacagaatcggaagcaggctccaggctccgagcggtcagcacagagcccgacgcggggctcgaactcacggaccgcgagatcacgacctgagccgaagtcggacgcttcaccgactgagccacccaggcgcctctgaaccGTTTTTTAACAACCACAAGGCCCTGGGATGCACCACCACGGGGGagaaaccagggtgcctggggctTGTTCCAGAAGGGAGTCTGAAAGGCAGCATATCCAGGGACAGAAAATGACAAGATAAATACAAAAGTGAGGAGCGGTACAGGGAAGGGACAAGAAACAGGGAGGAAAGATCCAAACGACACACACAAGACGCCAGGAGCAGAGACagcttcggggtgcctggggggctcagccggtgaagcatccgacttcggctcaggtcatgatctcggggttcctgagttcgagccccgcgtcgggctctgtgctgacagctcggagcctggagcccgcttccgattctgtgtctccccctctctctctgcccttcctctgcctgtgcacgctctctctctctctctctctctctcttaaataagcattttttaaaaaacatctgaaaaaaaaaaaagagtacaggcAGCTCCACAGAACCCCAATGAGAACGTGGGGTACGCGTGTCACATGTGAACAGGAACCGTCTGGACTTGGTGCTCCGGGACCTGCCTGCGTTCTGACCCCGTCCCCACCACGGGGGTTAAACTGCATGCTGGTGACAGCCAAGGGGATTGCTGCGCGGGGCGCCAGGAGGCCAGCTGCTGGAGGGTGACCAGGCAGGGGCCGTGCCACCACGGGCTGGCGGAGGGCGGGGACCCGTCCGGGGCTTAGCGAGGGGCACCCAGGCCCCAGCCCGGCGGGCAGCGCTCTTTGCTTGTGACGGTGGCTTCCATTTTTGCGCCAGGCTCCGGGTGTGGGACAGCTTCCTCCCTTCCCGACTGGAGCTTGCACCTTCTTAGCAGCAGGAGCCCAGACGGGGCCGCGGGGCTCCCCACCCTGAAGGCGGCCTCTGACCCCCGCCATCTGCTTCTCTGCCTCAACGCTCGCCTTGGCTCCTCCCTccgagcctcagcttccccatctgtatgTTGGGTGTAATAACCTCACCCGGCCCCCTCCGCgatacccacccaccccccttcacGGGCTGCCGGGGCGTTGGATTTCCGATCAGGTCGTTTGGGTCTCAGACATAGGCCACAGGCCACAGAAAGCCCCTTTGCCCGAGCCCAGGCCCAGGTGAAACGCACGGGGCCCAGAAGGCCCTCTCCGGCTCCGAGAATAAAGGGCCTTTCCATAAACCCCGAGCGTGAAGAAGCGTACACATTTCCCGGTGAAAACGAACAGCCGAAATCCTCTGGAGGGCCACGAAGCAGCCAGAGCCGGTCCCCCGAGTGCTGGGCGGCACCGAGGCTCTGAAGGCAGAGCGGGGACCCCACGAATCTCGTCCCACGGAGGAGCGCGGCTTTCTCCCGGGCGACCCAGCCAGCTTCGCTATTGCAACGAAAGCAGAGCCTCTGGAAACTCCAGCCCCGCCGCCAAAGCCCTCCCTGAGGGTAACTGGCTTCCACAATTTAATCCGATCCTGACACCGGTTATGGAACACGTAGGAATGTTCTTCTGTCCTAGGGATACGCAGAGTAAGACACAGTCCGAAGCCAGCCCGTGTGAACAGCTGTGTCTCTTTACTTTTTCGCACCCGTTTTGGTGCGTTTCCAGGTACGAGGACTGTTCTGTAATAAAGCAGGCCTGGTCCCTGCCCTCGAGATTCCTTTCGAGGGTCCTTTAATTATACTTAAATGGGACCCATGAAATTCATGGGATCATAGCAGAAACACGTGAAGGAGAAATTCTGCCTGAGGCTGGTAGGAGAATGGAGTAAAGAATGAGGGTTTTGAAGGACGAATAGAAGTTCACCAGTCACcaaaacagaaaactttttttacatcctttgcatttctggatCCTTTGCAACAGCTCTGTGGGCATTTGCGTTCTCTTTTTCATAACACCTTTTTCACAGGTTCTAAAGATAAAGTTACTTGCCCGAGGTCCTAAAGCAAAGAGTTATGGAGCTAGAGTATCACCTTGGGTCTCCCTCCCCCTTCAGCCCATGACCTTTTCCGTTGGACAcagcaacatttttatttatgtatttattttttaaacatgtttatcttgagagagagagacagcgtgagtgggaaagggtcagagagagggagacgcagaatcccaagcaggctccaggctccgagccgtcggcacagagcccgacgcggggctcgaacccacgaaccgtgagttcatgacctgagccgaagtcggccgctccaccgaccgagccacccaggcgcaatTTGCGGAGTCATGATAttccatttccagaattttttttaaggctctaCCATCAAGAAGATGAAGTATGTCTGAAAATAAATCTAAGAGGTTTATTGCCTGCACAACTTCTCAGAGCGTTTAATGTGCTGTGTGATCCTGCAAAGGTAGGGCTTCCGACCCGCACGTGGCCTCAGAACATTTCCTTGGGGCTGAGGACTTTGGAAACGTGCAGGAGGGCAAGGTGCCAGCGTCGGGGCTCTGGGGCCGGGCAGCCTGGGCGCTGGACGGAGTGCCACCGCGTCCAGGCGCTGGGAGCCTGAGCAAATTACTCAGCCTCCTTGGGCCCCAGGccccttgtctataaaatggggacagtgatAGAAGTGGCCTGTCCGGCAAAGAATACACGATTGCGATATGGGACTTTTCCCTCCTGTCTGAGTGTTAGGTATatctggggggtgggaaggggtccAGAATTTAAGCCGACCCCGCTCCCGGGGCTCAGGAGCCATCAGAGTACACATTAAGCTGATGGTTGCAGAGTCCCTGAAACATcggtccttcctgcctcccctgccccttggGGGAAACAACACCGCTCTCCTCTGCCCAGGCTGAGAGCGGAGACGCGCCCTCTGGCTGTTCCCACTCCGGAACGTTCAGAggacatcaaaaaataaataaaaggatcacGTGAATAGAGACATTCTGCAAGGCAAGCACGACACATCAGTGACAGAGTCTGATCCCAGTCAAGACAGCCTGGCCCAGCACGGACAGTGGGCCCCGGACAATGGTGGCTGCATTGTCCCCGTAATCCCCCACAGGCGCCAGAACAACGGGCGCTCCTGTGCGGCAGACGACAGCCGCGGCGAGGCAGCCACGTGTGCTGTCCCCTCCGCGCAGCCCCTGGACTCAAGCCCGGGCGTCGCTACTGTCCGGCCCGACCCGCCCGGAAGCTCGTCttagccacgcaggcgccccagcgCCAGGACCTTCCGGCGTCGTTGATGGTGGAGACTGTGGTCAGAGAGGCAGATACTACTTTACTCCCGTTCTTGGACTTCAGGGGACCGGGAGGCCCAGAGAAAGCAAGCAACGTGCCCAAGGCCGCCCAGAGCTGAAATCTGAACCCACAGCGCCTCGCTCAAAAAGCTCCGCCCGTTCGCCGGACAAAGCGAAATGAGGTTCCTGTAAAGGTATTATGCCATCGACCAAgtagcacatttttaaaaggaaaacactaaaaaaaaataaaaataaaaaaaaataataaaataaaatgaaaacacttcgGGATACGTCCAAGCAGAATATGACCCAGCAAATCAACCCACTCAACCCTTCGTTTTATCAATGGGGAAGTTGTGGCCCGGGAAGGCCTAGGCCAGGCAGGCAGCATAAGGACCCACCTTTCTCGATTCTGGTGCCTCGGTGTCAGTTTACACGGCCTGCGTTTCGCGCAAAGTGCAAGGCCGTGGGGATATTACTTTCATTGCAATAAAAGCCAAGGGTGTACCGAAAATCTTAAGTCCTAGAGTCAATACGCTCAGTCTTCCCCTGGAAATCATGGCAAGAGGCAGTTGGGGAAGTAACACCGTCCACAAGACGCAGAATCCAGAGTGTCCCGTCTGGAAGGCCCCTCAGCATCTCAGTCTGAGTCTCTATTAGACAGAGGGGACGCTGGTACCCGCACCAGGATCGGCACGATTTTAGCGGCTGTGGAAAGACACCATTAGGCCAGCATAACTGACCCTTTGGGACTTACATGGCTGTATTTGCAACTGTAGGATAAGCGCGAGGTATCGCGATAGCTTCAGATACTAAACCCTTTTAAATGCAAGAGTGGAATACACAAAGGGTAACGGTCAAGATGCAACATGGCACCTGCAGGCCAAGATGGCGTCCCAGCTCCCCCACCCAAGTGACGTTCATCGGCATCCCTTTAACACGAAGCCCCGCCTCCCTGCCCATAGGATGTGCATGTGACCTGAGTTGAGCCAATCAGGGTCCTTTATAAGGGAATGATTGACACCGAGGGCTCTATCTTCCCTTGGGATCAACACCCAGAAGAACCACCAGAGCCTGGACCACTTCTGCTGTACAGAGGCCGCCGAAGGCTAAACTcaagaaaaaagacagatgagGGGAAGCTATTGCTTGAGCCCAGAACCCAGCCACACCTAAAGCCCAGTAACCCTGCACTTCCCAGTTTAGAGAGTCAGGCAATTCCCTTTTTCGCTTTCACGTCTTTGAGCTCGCCAACCAATGGATGATGGCCAAGAGTCCCAAGTGAAACTCCCCACCAAAGAATTCTATTTCCCCAAATCACCCTCGGTCACTGGCTCACTGAGCCAAACTGGGATGAGCACTAGACCCAAAAGGAACTCTCCCGGAGCTCTGCTCACGGAGACGGAGATTCCCTTGGAggtgatggaaaagttctggaactagacagGGGTGATGGCTGCTCAACGCTGGAAATGTGCTTCCAGGCCACTGAGTCATAGGctttaaaatgggtaaaatgaggggcgcctgggtggctcagtcggttaagcggccgacttcggctcaggtcatgatttcgtggtccgtgagttcgagccccgcgtcgggctctgtgctgacagctcagagagcctggagcctgtttcagactctgtgtctccctctctctgaccctcccccgttcatgctctgtctctctctgtctcaaaaatacacaaacgttaaaaaaaaattttttttaataaaataaaatgggtaaaatgaggggtgcctgggtggctcagtcggttgagcgtctgacttccgctcaggtcatggtctcacagcccgtgagttcgagccccgtgtcgggctctgtgctgacagctcggagcccggagcctgcttcggattctgtgtccccctctc from Panthera tigris isolate Pti1 chromosome E2, P.tigris_Pti1_mat1.1, whole genome shotgun sequence includes these protein-coding regions:
- the COTL1 gene encoding coactosin-like protein isoform X1, producing the protein MATKIDKEACRAAYNLVRDDCSAVIWVTFKYDGSTIVPGEQGAQYQDFIQQCTDDVRLFAFVRFTTGDAMSKRSKFALITWIGENVSGLQRAKTGTDKTLVKEVVQWLRQNEGTKERSAAIPHLTQRCLIPAASRGALANGTCFTKVISHSRGTCVLLTLCKCAFLILASACCCVQRSARVRHGHALPAGISARGESWLPGPARRSAGATSIGLLP